From a single Helicovermis profundi genomic region:
- a CDS encoding GNAT family N-acetyltransferase, translating into MINFKRINMNDTTIFNILANWDNDPNIKEFIFPRTTTEEIMDVSPFELKFNILSNKTKEVYIVYDDSSAIGYYSIDSEFEYLYTNNPRTAWISIIIGEKSYWGRGIGKLIMKDIEKKCKESGLKYIELGVFEFNTKAQKLYKSLNYEVVGVVKNFVYNCGEWKSDIRMLKALD; encoded by the coding sequence ATGATAAATTTTAAAAGAATTAATATGAATGACACCACTATATTTAATATACTTGCAAATTGGGATAATGATCCTAATATAAAAGAATTTATCTTTCCAAGAACAACGACTGAAGAAATTATGGATGTTAGCCCATTTGAATTGAAATTCAATATTTTATCCAATAAAACAAAAGAAGTATATATAGTTTACGATGATTCCTCGGCAATTGGTTATTATTCGATTGACAGTGAATTTGAATATCTATATACCAATAATCCAAGAACAGCGTGGATTAGTATAATTATAGGTGAAAAAAGCTACTGGGGAAGGGGAATAGGTAAATTAATAATGAAAGATATTGAAAAAAAATGTAAAGAAAGCGGTTTAAAATATATAGAACTTGGGGTTTTTGAGTTTAATACAAAAGCACAAAAATTATATAAGTCACTTAACTATGAAGTAGTGGGTGTAGTTAAAAATTTTGTTTATAACTGCGGTGAGTGGAAAAGTGATATAAGAATGCTGAAGGCTTTGGACTAA
- a CDS encoding HD domain-containing protein, with the protein MLKRINPKLKITDDLLYMSLVDDIINNPAVIDMKNYIHHGKINCFEHSLHVSYLSYRLSKKLKLDYTSSSRGGFLHDFYLYDWHIKNERKGLHGFTHSKESLKNAEKIFNLSDKEKDIILKHMWPLNIKFPAYKESFLVCFVDKYCAIKEYF; encoded by the coding sequence ATGCTTAAAAGAATCAACCCAAAACTTAAAATTACAGATGATTTACTTTATATGTCTCTTGTTGATGATATTATTAATAATCCTGCTGTTATTGATATGAAAAATTATATTCATCATGGCAAAATAAATTGTTTTGAGCATTCGCTTCATGTATCTTATTTATCTTATAGATTATCTAAAAAATTAAAACTTGATTACACTTCTTCTAGTAGAGGAGGTTTTTTGCATGACTTTTATTTATATGATTGGCATATTAAAAATGAAAGAAAAGGACTTCATGGATTTACACATTCCAAAGAATCCCTTAAGAACGCTGAAAAAATTTTTAATCTAAGCGACAAAGAAAAAGATATAATTTTAAAACATATGTGGCCACTTAATATAAAATTTCCAGCTTATAAAGAATCATTTCTTGTTTGCTTTGTTGATAAGTACTGCGCAATTAAAGAGTATTTTTAA